GCCGAGCGTATCCGTGATAATATGCACGAGCTATCCAAGACCGGGCGTTGGTTAGGCGGCGTGACACCGACTGGGTATGCGTCAGAGAGCATTGAAAATATTACTATTGACGGCAAGGTTAAAAAAGCTTGTAAGCTGAAAATCATACCCGATGAAGCAACGATTATCAAGCTGATTTTCGATATATTTATAGAAACAAATTCGCTTACCAAAACAGAAACATATTTAATTCAGAAAGGTTATACGACTAAAAACGGCAGATTGTTTACGCGCTTTGCTATTAAAAACATTTTACAAAACCCTGTCTATATGATAGCGGACGAGGACGCTTATACATACCTAACCGACAATAACGCCGACTTATTTACGGATAAAAGCGCGTTCGATGGCAAACATGGTGTTATGGCATATAACCGAACTATGCAAAAAGCGGGCAAAGCCAACCAATTACGCCCGGTAGGCGAATGGATTGTGTCGGTCGGTAAGCATAAGGGCATGATTAACGGCAAGGATTGGATTCACGCGCAAAAAAACTTAGAGCAAAACCGCTCGAAAAGCTATCGCAAGCCACGAAGTCATGTTGCGTTGTTGTCGGGGTTGCTATATTGCGGGGCTTGTGACAATTATATGCGTCCAAAACTTTCAAAGAGGCTCAACGCGCAGGGTGAGCAGATTTATTCTTATATGTGTAGCTTGAAAGAGCGTAGCCGCCGTCATGCGTGTAAATGCAAAGACATAAACGGCAATACACTTGATGTGGCGATTATTGAGGAAGTCAAAAAGCTATCTGACGACAATTCGGATTTTATAAGGCAGCTGGAACAAAACCGAAAAGCTCTTGCCGTTAATCGTGAGGAGTACGATAAAAATATCGAACTGTTAAAACAATCGCTTGGCGATAATGACGCAGAAATTAAAGGGCTTGTTGCTTCGCTTGGTAAAGCGAGCGGCACATCGGCAGAAGATTATATCATGCAGCAGATTGACGAGTTGCACGATAAAGGGAAACTGCTGACGCGCCGTATTGAAGAGTTAGAGGGTCTGACTGCACCACATCCGCTTGCAGATATTGAGTATGATATTCTGCGAGAGTTGTTATTGATTTTCAAGACCACGATTGATGATATGACCGTTGAACAAAAACGGTCGGCTATCCGTAATGTAATACAAAAAATCGTATGGGACGGCAAGCAAATCCATATATATTTATTCGGCTCTGATGATGGCGAGGGAATTGAGTTGCCGGAGAGTTTTGAGCCAATTCCGTCAGGTGAGAATAGCGAATGAATTTCGGATGCAATTTCGGAAAGAGGCGAATACGCCGAAGATTGCGTCGTTGGATGAGAGTTTGGGCGGTGACGATGAGTCAATGGCAATTGGGAATACCATTAGCGTGGAGGACGACAACTTGGCACGGGTGGAGGACTTTGACCGCGGGCGTAAGCTTAATGTGTTGGTCAAGCAGTGCTTGCAGGGGCGAGAGTTGGAAATTGTGCAGTTGCGATATGGGTTGGACAACATTAAGCCACGGACACAGCGGGAGGTGGCGTTGGAATTGAATATTAGCCGAAGCTATGTGTCACGGATTGAAAAAAAGGCGTTAGAAAAGCTGCGGAGGTGTTGTGAAGTGGAGGGCGTGTAAATAATTAGTAGGAGTAGTTGGTGACGAGTAGTGAAGAGCCGGAGAGTGAAAACATCCGACCGCCGTAATAAGCATGATGCAACGAAAGGGACAAGCCTGTGGTGATATCCACACAAAAAACAAAATAATTTTGTTAATTACGGAAAACAGGCTTGACTTTTGGGTGTGCATGTGATATAATAAGAACAAATATACTAAAACTGAGAAAGGGGTACGAGTATGCTTTGTTCGATGTGTGTCAAGAGTCCGTGTGATGGGCGGTGTCCGTATGCAGAAGTGGGGGATGCGGTGTATCATTGCCGGCTGTGTGACGAAAGTGTGCAGGCGGGAGAGTTCTTCATTGAGATGGGTGGCGATTGTTACCATCGGCGGTGTGTGGAGTTGCTTGATGCGGGGGATTGGCTATCGCTGGTGGATACGGCAGCGGAGCTGGCAGAAGTTTGCTAGTGAATAGAGAGAGGATGCTCGTCAATTACGCAGCAATCGTGGCAGGGCAGCCGACCTGTCTGTCGATGTGATCGAAAAGGTGGGGACGCGAAAACTATTTCGTGGGGGGGAGAATATTTTGCGTTATACAAAAAAGTTGCCGTATACAGATTTAGCAGTGCAGGCTTGGTATGTTTACTTTAATCATGCGTTTGATTTGAAGGGGTTGCCGCGTGCCCGGGTTAAAGATTGGTGGGCGGTGGAGGAGACGTTGAAACGGTTTGCGGCGGAAGAGTGCGGGGGCGAAAAAACAAAATTATTGCGTATGGTGTTTGGGGTGAGGCGGCGTGATTCGATGAGTGCGCGAGTGCTGTGTGCGGCGTTGGACTTGAATGTGTCCGAGGCGACGGCATGGGGCTGGCTGCGCCAAGCCAATCAGTATTGGGCGGAATCGCGTGGCGTGGCGTGAAGAACATATAGTGAGTGGTTAGTAGTGAGGAGTGTGGTGTTTTGGCGCACGGGTTGACAGTTAGGCAGGAGCGATTTTGCCGGGAATTTATGGTGGATGGAAATCTTGCGGCGGCGGCGCGGCGAGCAGGGTATAGTGAACGGTCGGCGGCAAAAGGTCAAGGTTCGCGACTGATGAAGTTGCCGGCAGTGGTGGAGATGATTGAAACGCTGAACAAAGAAATTGCAGGGCGGCGGATTGCGGACGCCGAGGAGGTTATGGCGGCATTGACGGCGATTGTACGGCGGGAAACGCGTGATTGGGTGATTGCTGACAAGCGCGTGGTGGAAGTTATGCCGAAACTGGCCGATGTGGTCAAAGCGGCTGAGTTGTTGGGGCGGCGGTATGCGATGTTTCGGGACAAGGGTGAAGTGCTGCCTGCGGCAGTGGTGCTTGTGGATGACATTTGTGTTGATGCAACATAAAGAATGCAGAATTGGGTGTTTGAATGGTGAAATTGGCGGAGGTCGTTGGCGGGGGATATGAGGCGTTTTGGAAATTTAAAGGGCGGTATCGCGTTGTTAAGGGCGGGCGGGCGTCTAAAAAGTCTAAGACAGCGGCGTTGAATTTTATTGTGCGATTGATGCAGCACCCTGACGCCAACTTATTGGTGGTGCGGAAAACATATCGGACATTGAAAGATTCTTGTTACGCTGAGTTGAACTGGGCGATTCGGCGGTTGGGGGTTGATATGCTGTGGGTTTGCCGAGAATCGCCGTTGGAGATGATTTACCGCCCGACAGGGCAGAAGATTTTGTTTCGTGGGCTGGACGATGCAATGAAGGTTACATCAATTGCCGTCAATCGTGGGGTATTGTGCTGGCTATGGATTGAAGAGGCGTTTGAGATTGGCGATGAAAAAGATTTTCAGATGTTGGACGAGTCGATTCGCGGACAGGTTTCGGCGCCGCTGTTTAAGCAGATCACGCTGACGTTTAATCCGTGGCGGCGTGGGCATTGGCTGAAAAAACGGTTTTTTGACAGGGAACAGGGTACCGATGTGCTTGCCATGACAGTGACATACGCATGCAATGAGTTTATTGACGAGGGCGACAGGCGGTTGTTTGAAACGTTGGAAACGCGTGACCCGCAGCGGTATGGCGTGGTTGGGCTGGGCGAGTGGGGTGAGAGCCAGTCGCTGGTGTTTGGCAATGTGAAGTTGCAGCCGATTGATAAAGAAGATATTGAGGCGCTTGACCGTCCTCTGTATGGGTTGGATTGGGGGTATTATCCTGACCCGACGGCCTTTATTGCGTGCGCAATGCGAGGCAACCAATTGCTTATCTATGATGAGTGGGTTGCGTGGCGGGCGAGCTCATTTGATGTATACGACGCGCTGTGCGGCAGAGGGGTGAGCGGCGAGGATATGATTATTTGTGACAATAGCGATAAGCGGTCGATTGCTGATTTGCGTGGATATGGGTTGCGGCGGGCGATGGCGGCGAGTAAAGGGCCGGGGAGCCTGCGGTATTCGATGAAGTGGTTGCAGTCGTTGGACGCGATTGTTATTGATGCGGCGCGTTGCCCGAAGGCGGCTGAGGAGTTTGTTGCCTATGAATATGGGCGGCATGTCGATGGTGCGTTGATCGAGGCATTTGCCGATGCACGGAATCATTGCATCGACGCGGTGAGATATGCTTGCAATGAGGTCTGGAAATTAGGGATTAGTAGTTTATAAGGGGGCGTTACTTTGTTTTCAATGATTTGGAGTTGGGTTAGGCGACTGGCAGGTCGAGGCGTTGGAGAAAAGGCTTCGGGGGAGGCTGCCGCAAGGATGGCGAAGCGGTATGCAAAGACGGGGGCAGTGAATTTGACGGCGATGGCGGCCAATAAGATTGCTAATGTGGCAGTGAGTGATTGCAGTGTAAGGGTTGTTGGCGATGGTGAACGGGCTGATTTTCTTGATGGTGAGATGGGGCGTGTGGCAGCGCGGCTGAAATTCATTGCGACACGGACGCTTGGGGTTGGCGGCGTGATTTTGAAACCGTGGGTGCATGGCAAGACGATCCGTGTCGATGTGCTGAATCAAGATCGAGCGATTGTCCTCGACAGTGTAGGCGATTGCATTCGACGCATTGCGTTTATTGCAGAGACGGTTGAATGGGACGGGGCGGAGCTGACGCGGGTGGAAATCCACGTGTTGGACGGCGATATTTACACCATTGAGCAGCGGGCGTTAAAAAATGGGCGCGAAGTGCCGCGGGAGGTTGTGCCGGCTTGGGCGGCATTGCCGGACAAACAAGTGATTGAGGGCGTGGATGGTATGCTGTTTGCGTGGATTCGCTGCCCGATTGACGACCGCGGCAACGGCAATGAGTTATATGGCGCGCCGCTGACCTATGGGTGCGAGGCGTTGATGGATGAAATTCAGACGCTGCTGGACATTTTGCAGAACGAGATTGTGGATAAGCGGGCGTTTATCGGTGCAGATTTCAGGCTATTTCGCAGTGACGAGCGCGGGCGGGAAAAGCTGATGCCGGGATCGAGTGTGTTTAAGAAGTTTGATGCGGCGGGGGGGATTGACGATAAGCCTTTCTTTGAGGTGTTTTCACCAGATATGCGAGTTGGTCAGATTGTTGAAGCGATTAACTTTAAGTTGGCTTTGTTGGAAAAGGCGATGGGCGTCAATCGTGGCGTGTTGACCGATTTAATCGCCGGTGAAGCGACGGCGACGGCGATTCGGCGTTCGACATACGATACGTTTTCATTGGTAGACGCGCTGCGGGCGGCGATTGTGAACGGATTGAAGGAGTTGTTGTATGCGATGGGCGTGTTGCATCATTTAGCAGTTAGTGAAGAGGTGTGTGTAGCTGAGGATGACGCGGTGCTGGCTGTAAATTGGAGTTATGGATTGATCGAAGACAGCGCTGAGACATTTGCGCAATTGGCTAAAGGTGTATCGCTGGGCGCTGTGCGAGTTGAAGAGTTGAGAGAGTGGTTATTATCGACCGAGCCGGCAATGGTACAGAGTTGATAATGCAACTGCAGAAATGGTGTGGGTGGAACAGGGAAAACACTTGTCACGCGCTTGTCTGAATAGATAGAAGATTTAGTCGTCAAGTATGTTCCAAGGGTCGGCGCAACATGCAAGGTAATATTCGCATAGGCGGTTGTCGTCGGCTTTTAGGTATGCGTTTACACGCTCACGTAGGTCATGGGATAGTATAATAACGCCACCGTGTTCGCGGAAAAAACTGTGGGAGTAGCCGAGAATGAGCCAGTGGCGCGCGCTTGGAAAGTAGACGCGCACTTGATAGTGCTTGAATTCAAGCTCCATGTCGCGGACAAGTCTGTCGTTTTGGTATAGACGGAACGCGGCTGTTGGCCAGTAGAAGCCTGTCCAGCATTGTGGGGAATTGTTGGCAGTCATGGTGGCGGCGACGAAGTCGGCAATCAAGCCTTGATCGTTGATGACGGTGACGCCGTAGACGGTTTCGACTTCGATGCGGTTGACTTGGTTCATTTGGCGTTTGTCGAAAATAATCGTCAGGACATTGTCCCAAGATACGACGGTGAATTGCGTTAAGATGATGAGCAAAGCGATTTGCAAAGCGAGGACAACGGCGATGGTGGCGGTGAGAATTTTATTGTTGGCGAAGAAGCGCAGCAGTTGTTTCACAGCGATGGGCTCCTTTCAGCATATTGATGACAGTATACAGGAAATTGGCGGGTTGAGCAAGGTGTTTGGGGTTGAAAGAACAAAGATTAGGAGGGGTT
The sequence above is a segment of the Oscillospiraceae bacterium genome. Coding sequences within it:
- a CDS encoding recombinase family protein, which gives rise to MNTPQKQIAIYSRKSKFTGKGESIENQIELCKQYIATHFFEDSAANILVYEDEGFSGSNLERPKFKAMMADARDKKFSAIVCYRLDRISRHIGDFAKLIDELADLEIAFVSIKEQFDTSSPMGRAMMYIASVFSQLERETIAERIRDNMHELSKTGRWLGGVTPTGYASESIENITIDGKVKKACKLKIIPDEATIIKLIFDIFIETNSLTKTETYLIQKGYTTKNGRLFTRFAIKNILQNPVYMIADEDAYTYLTDNNADLFTDKSAFDGKHGVMAYNRTMQKAGKANQLRPVGEWIVSVGKHKGMINGKDWIHAQKNLEQNRSKSYRKPRSHVALLSGLLYCGACDNYMRPKLSKRLNAQGEQIYSYMCSLKERSRRHACKCKDINGNTLDVAIIEEVKKLSDDNSDFIRQLEQNRKALAVNREEYDKNIELLKQSLGDNDAEIKGLVASLGKASGTSAEDYIMQQIDELHDKGKLLTRRIEELEGLTAPHPLADIEYDILRELLLIFKTTIDDMTVEQKRSAIRNVIQKIVWDGKQIHIYLFGSDDGEGIELPESFEPIPSGENSE
- a CDS encoding helix-turn-helix domain-containing protein; translation: MQFRKEANTPKIASLDESLGGDDESMAIGNTISVEDDNLARVEDFDRGRKLNVLVKQCLQGRELEIVQLRYGLDNIKPRTQREVALELNISRSYVSRIEKKALEKLRRCCEVEGV
- a CDS encoding PBSX family phage terminase large subunit; the encoded protein is MVKLAEVVGGGYEAFWKFKGRYRVVKGGRASKKSKTAALNFIVRLMQHPDANLLVVRKTYRTLKDSCYAELNWAIRRLGVDMLWVCRESPLEMIYRPTGQKILFRGLDDAMKVTSIAVNRGVLCWLWIEEAFEIGDEKDFQMLDESIRGQVSAPLFKQITLTFNPWRRGHWLKKRFFDREQGTDVLAMTVTYACNEFIDEGDRRLFETLETRDPQRYGVVGLGEWGESQSLVFGNVKLQPIDKEDIEALDRPLYGLDWGYYPDPTAFIACAMRGNQLLIYDEWVAWRASSFDVYDALCGRGVSGEDMIICDNSDKRSIADLRGYGLRRAMAASKGPGSLRYSMKWLQSLDAIVIDAARCPKAAEEFVAYEYGRHVDGALIEAFADARNHCIDAVRYACNEVWKLGISSL
- a CDS encoding terminase small subunit — protein: MAHGLTVRQERFCREFMVDGNLAAAARRAGYSERSAAKGQGSRLMKLPAVVEMIETLNKEIAGRRIADAEEVMAALTAIVRRETRDWVIADKRVVEVMPKLADVVKAAELLGRRYAMFRDKGEVLPAAVVLVDDICVDAT